Proteins from one Pontibacter korlensis genomic window:
- a CDS encoding polysaccharide biosynthesis tyrosine autokinase: protein MESTFNPEESSFIDFKAVLNSAIAKWYLFVLGAILALTVAYLVNRYTVPQYEITSTVMVSGDATQGANAAALLYGSELFKGTQGLTNESMILKTKSLARETLDKLDFRVSYFIQGNVLLLEAYKGDAPIHVVFDTTSADAPYNISFKISLVDQDTYTLSTENQKWNSKLNDKSFKFGKSYLIDGFAFTIELLKPEPFAGNEVLFVLNDLDDLARRYASNLSVSPYGGDASALVLTVGGTTPKKDVDYLNAHMETYRQNNLAIKNAKAVGTLDFIDVQLQQISDSLYFIESRLEDFKRRNSAMDLSAAGAKVAGELESLEQRKAELLMNSRYYDYLSNYLSKENANDQIQAPATLGISDPVLNALVSQLVTLQTELSVASSNQGQDNPGIKVKRQQLAEVRASLLENLSSLEEANQIALKNLNQRIQVAAAELQKLPSSERQLINIQRLYSLSENLYVFLMEKRAEAGISKAANTSDITILKEASVSKQTAPLPLRNYGIALALGLGLPLAFIFIKELMNNKIHTVEDIAKFTELPLLGLVGHNKKEDNLLANLSPKSALAEAFRTVRSNLRYMTGVTDTATEGGKIIVITSSISGEGKTFSAKNLAYIISISGEKTLLVNADMRKPNNNTDLGVSSSTGLSNYLAGHITLDEVINKTIQENLHVLPSGDIPPNPSELLLSNRMSELIVELKKRYDYIIMDTPPVGILSDGLELMQLSDANVFMVRQDYTIKDFLKNLQLQVESGKIRKTAILFNDVDYKKLNYGYGYGYGYGYGYYAEDNETKSWWKRIRG from the coding sequence TTGATTTTAAAGCTGTATTAAACTCGGCAATAGCTAAATGGTATCTTTTTGTCTTAGGTGCCATCCTAGCGCTAACAGTAGCATATCTTGTAAATAGGTATACTGTTCCTCAGTATGAGATTACTTCAACGGTGATGGTTTCGGGTGATGCTACGCAAGGGGCTAATGCAGCAGCTCTCCTATATGGTTCTGAACTATTCAAAGGAACTCAGGGACTTACAAATGAGTCCATGATTTTGAAGACAAAGTCTCTAGCGCGCGAGACGCTTGATAAATTAGACTTTAGAGTTAGCTACTTCATTCAGGGAAACGTCTTGTTACTTGAAGCATATAAAGGAGATGCTCCAATACACGTAGTTTTTGATACGACCTCTGCTGACGCGCCCTATAATATTAGTTTTAAAATAAGCTTAGTTGATCAGGATACCTATACCCTGTCAACTGAGAACCAGAAATGGAATTCTAAACTAAATGATAAATCGTTCAAGTTTGGGAAATCATACCTAATAGATGGCTTCGCCTTCACTATCGAGTTATTGAAACCTGAGCCTTTCGCAGGTAACGAGGTGCTTTTTGTGCTGAATGATTTGGATGACTTAGCTAGAAGGTATGCCTCAAATTTGTCTGTATCTCCTTACGGAGGAGATGCTTCTGCCTTGGTTTTAACCGTAGGAGGCACTACTCCAAAGAAAGATGTTGACTACCTGAATGCCCATATGGAAACATACAGGCAGAATAATCTTGCCATCAAGAATGCAAAGGCTGTTGGTACATTAGACTTTATTGATGTGCAACTTCAGCAAATCAGCGATTCGCTTTATTTCATCGAGTCAAGGTTAGAGGATTTTAAAAGACGTAATTCAGCTATGGATTTAAGTGCAGCAGGTGCAAAAGTGGCCGGTGAACTGGAGTCCCTGGAGCAGAGAAAAGCTGAGCTTTTAATGAACTCCCGATACTACGACTACTTGTCAAACTACCTTAGTAAGGAAAATGCCAATGATCAAATTCAAGCTCCTGCAACATTAGGCATAAGTGATCCTGTGCTAAACGCCTTGGTTTCTCAATTAGTAACGCTTCAAACCGAGCTGAGTGTTGCCTCATCTAATCAAGGGCAGGACAATCCAGGAATAAAAGTTAAAAGACAGCAATTAGCTGAGGTAAGAGCATCACTGCTTGAAAACCTGAGCAGCTTGGAGGAGGCTAATCAGATTGCTCTTAAAAATTTAAATCAGCGAATACAAGTGGCTGCTGCAGAATTGCAAAAGCTACCTTCTTCGGAGAGACAGTTGATTAATATTCAAAGACTCTATAGCTTAAGTGAGAATTTGTACGTGTTCTTAATGGAGAAGCGTGCAGAGGCAGGTATCTCAAAAGCTGCAAACACCTCTGATATTACGATTTTAAAAGAGGCCTCTGTTAGTAAGCAGACTGCTCCGCTTCCACTCCGTAATTATGGTATAGCCCTTGCGCTTGGACTTGGTTTGCCATTGGCTTTTATTTTCATAAAAGAGCTGATGAATAATAAAATTCATACTGTAGAGGATATAGCCAAATTTACAGAGCTTCCTTTGCTTGGACTTGTAGGTCATAACAAAAAAGAAGATAACCTACTGGCAAACCTTAGCCCAAAATCGGCTTTAGCTGAGGCTTTTCGAACTGTTAGATCTAACCTGCGATACATGACAGGTGTAACTGATACAGCAACAGAAGGAGGCAAGATCATTGTAATCACCTCTTCTATCAGTGGGGAGGGTAAAACTTTTTCTGCCAAGAATTTAGCCTATATCATCTCTATTTCTGGGGAGAAAACGCTTCTGGTAAATGCGGATATGCGTAAGCCAAATAATAACACGGACCTAGGGGTAAGCAGTAGCACAGGCCTAAGCAATTACTTGGCTGGTCATATCACCTTAGATGAGGTAATTAACAAAACAATTCAGGAAAACCTGCATGTACTCCCTTCTGGAGATATCCCGCCCAACCCTTCTGAATTACTATTGAGCAACCGTATGTCTGAGCTTATTGTGGAGTTAAAGAAACGCTATGATTATATAATTATGGATACTCCGCCTGTAGGCATACTTTCTGATGGATTAGAACTGATGCAGTTATCAGACGCCAATGTGTTTATGGTGCGCCAAGATTATACAATCAAGGACTTCCTTAAAAATCTGCAACTGCAAGTAGAGTCAGGTAAGATTCGCAAAACAGCCATTCTGTTCAATGATGTTGATTATAAGAAACTAAACTATGGCTACGGGTATGGTTACGGATATGGCTATGGCTATTATGCTGAAGATAACGAAACAAAGTCTTGGTGGAAACGAATAAGGGGGTAA